Part of the Nitrosopumilus piranensis genome is shown below.
TTCAAAAAAGAACTAAGCTATGGAGCAATAGTGTAATTTGTGCAACTCCTGAAATTGCTAAAAATGATTTAGACAGGGGCATAGTATCATCTAATCAATTCAGTCTTGTAATTTTTGACGAAGTCCATCGAACAATTGGAGATTATGCATATTCTGGAATTGCAGAACGCTTTGTAAATTCAACTGCCAGAATTGTTGGAATGACTGCTACTTTGCCAAGTGAAAAGGATAAGGCAACTGAGATTCTCACCAAACTCAAAATTGCAAGTGTTGCTGAAAGAACTGAGAATAGTCCTGATGTAAGACCCTATACCCAAGAAACTAATACTGAATGGATAAATGTTGAACTCCCTCCTGAACTAACATCTATTCAAACATTGTTGAAATTAGCACTTGATCAAAGATATGAAACATTACGTAACAATGGAATCAAACTTGCTGAACAACAATCTCTTTCTGCATTGTTGAGAATTAGACAATTTGTTTTAAATCAAAACCGACGTTCTGCAAAACCATTATTCACTGCAATCCGAATTCATTACGCACTAAATATTTTAGAGGCCCATGGAATCACTCCTTTTTTGAAGTTTTGTGAACGTGCTCAAGCAAAAAAAGGTGCAGGTGTAAAGGAACTCTTTGAGGTTGATCCAAACTTTACTCGTGCAATACATCTTGCAAAAGAAGCTCAATCTCGAGGAATCGAGCATTCTAAAATCCCAAAACTAAAAGATATCATAGAATCTGTCCCCGGAAAGGCTTTGATCTTTACTAGTTACCGTGATTCTGTTGATTTAATTTTTAACAAATTGACTGAACTTGGAATTTCTGCAGGTATTCTGATTGGCAAAGCAGGTGAAACAGGGTTAAAGCAAAAAAAGCAAATTGAAACTGTACAGAAATTTCGTGATGGAGTTTTTGATGTTTTAATTGCAACACGTGTCGGTGAGGAAGGACTAGATATTGCAGAGGTAAACCAAGTAATTTTTTATGACAATGTCCCCAGTTCTGTCAGATTTATTCAAAGAAGAGGCAGAACTGGCAGAAAGGACACTGGAAAATTAGTAGTATTAATTGCAAAAAATACTATTGATGAAACGTATTATTGGATAGGAAAACGAAAGATGACTGCCTCAAAATCAATGGGTGATAAAATGACCAAAGTTTTAGAAAAAAATCAAGAAGTAACTTCTAAAAAAACAGGCCTTGATGCCTTTATCTAATTTTGATATTGTTTTGAAATGTTTTGAAAAACTTCTTGCTTTCTTTGAATGATTTTATTTTTCATTCCTGATTCTAAATGATGTGTACTGCTACCTTTTGCTACAAGTAGGTTTTCTAGTCTAATGTCAAACTGACTTTTTAAAAAATTTATAGCTTCGTCAAACCCTCCATCTAATTCTAAATTTCCAAATACATCTTTTGCTAAATTATTAATTGATTTTTCTAAATATGTCAAAATTTCATCTATTGTTTCTTGTGTTAGTATTGTCACTGCATTGTAAGTGTAAAATTAGCGTTTATTTTGTTTTGGTTTTTAATACTCTATGTTGCTAAAACAGATCAAAAACTAATCATCTGTTTGAAAATATTATTAATTAAAATCTAAATGAACTTAGCCAAGTCTTTTGATAATATGATATCCAAATTCTGATTTTACAGGTTCAGATGTCTCGCCAATTTGGAGTTTAAAGGCTGCATCTTCAAAAGGCTTTACCATCATACCTCTTGTGAAATATCCCAAGTTCCCATCTTTTTTGGCACTTCCTGAATCCATGGATAACTCTTTTGCTAATTTTCCAAACTTTTCTCCACTTTTTAGTTTCTCCATTATTGCTAGTGCTTCACTTTGTTTTGAAACAAGAATGTGTGAACATTTGATCTTATTACTCATTTACATTTCTAAATTATTCTACATCTTAATTGTTTAGGAATGGTTTTACAGGTTCACACTGGATATCTTTGATATATGATTATATACAACAGAAACTCTATATTTTTGTGAATTCCTTACTAGTATTTTCTATAATGGCAATTTTGGCAACTGGTATGGTTGCTCCAGCATTACCATTTTCTCATGCAGACATTATCCCACCAAAACATCAAACAAAAATTGGAATATCATCTGAAGATATTGTTTGTGATTCTGGTTTATTCAAGGTAATTCGAACTACAAGTGACTCTGTAGCATGTGTAAAAGCAAAAAGTGTCTTGAAACTTATTGAAAATGGGTGGGCAAAAACCGTTAATGATAAACAAGTTGATGAAGAACTCTTAAACAAAATTATCAATAGAAAAAGCATTGATCTTGCTACAATCAATATTCTTGAAACCGTTCCAATAAAATCTAAAACAGGTACTTCTGCACCTGGAAAATCAATTGCAAACTATGATGTTGCCTTTGAGATTTGTCCTTCTGTTCCAATCTATGCCCCAGATGTCCATATTTCTTCAGATAGTGAAACAAAGCACTATGAATTACCTGGATTAGTTGAATCTGGTTCTTGTACTCTTAGTGCAACAAAAATAAAAGCATCTGATGCAAAATCAATCAAAATTACATTATTAAACCAAGGTGACATCTCTGAAAAAATTGTAACTCTTCAAACTGAACTTGATTCATTAAAAGAACAATTAGCAAAAATCAGACAATCTATTACTCGAGATAACCCTGAAACTCAAAAACAAGGAACTAAAATTGCTGAACTTCGAAAGCAAATCAATGACAAACGTGAGCAATTACATAGAACCCTATTTGCTATCCATACACCATCTACGGTAAAAGATAAACTCAATGAGATGACTTTTTCAGGAAAAATAATTGAAGGTAACTCTGCTAGTATCTTGTCTGTCTTAGATTCAACTCCTGGGCTTTATCATACAGTCTTTGAAGTGTGTGCAGGGCCTACAACAATTAAACTGCCCGTAATCAAAGTTACTTCTGATAAACAGTCTCTAACCCTAAGGTTGGGCGATAAAATCACTGCAAACTCTTGTCAAATGACTTATGTAAAAATAGAGGCAGATGACAAAACTTCCATATCAGTTAAACCTGCAGGAAATAGTGATTCATCAAACAAAGCATCTGACCTTGAAGTTCAAATCAGCAGTTTGCAGAACTCATTAGTAAAAGAGAGACAAACCCTAAAATCATTAATTCATAATCCTGATAGGCCTGAAGATTTTGCAGAATTATTTGATGCACATGTAGTTAAAATCACAGAACTAAGAAACCAAATATCTGTGGCAAAAGCAGAGTTTAGTAAAATTCTATATTTGACATATAATTAGTAAAAGATTCTTTTTGTACTGTATTCTTGGAATGATTTATTCATCTAATGATTTACTTTATTTTGATACTATCTAATTAAGAGATAAACATAAAATCAAACATTTGAAAATTAAGCTATGATTTTTCTACATCTATCTTTATAATTAGTCATGCATTGTATTGGCTCCTGTAAAAATTACAAAGCAACAAGTACAAGTCTTGATGGGGGTCGATATGAATTAGGACAAAAGAGATGTCCTGAATGTGAATTATTCATTAATTGGGAAGGATTGTGGTGTCCTTGTTGTGGTCGTTTACTTAGAACAAAACCTAGAGCTAAAAAATTAAAAAATCGTCGTAAAAAGTAATTTTGAGTATTTTCAATTTCTTCACTTGTTGAATCCTTTTTGGAACGCCTAAACAACAAAAATTTCCATCGATTTTAAGATGAAATGCCAATATTGTAATTCATGGGAAATAGAGTTTTGCCTATATTGGGTATTACTAGTATTGCAATGTTGTTTGGTATGGGTATGGTTTTTCTAGCAATGGCTGAATCCCACCTAATTAAGATAGTATTAGACTCTGGCACCTGAAAGCAAAGTCTATGTCTCTGTTGATTTTGATAATGATGGCATTTGTGATGAACAAGCAGGTTTTAGTTTCAACTTCAACAATTGAAAAAATTGGTGTGACTCAACAGTGCTTGCTATCTAATATCTAAACCCCAACTAACTTTGTTTTTAGGAATGATTTTTAGAAATGGCGCCTCATTTTCTTTCCAGGGTTCTCTTCTAACCCATTCAAATTTCTCAAAAAACATGTTGTAAAATTTGTTAAATTCTGACCCGTTTTCTATTATCTCTGTTATGCCTTGAATTAATACTGCCTTATGACCTCCAGATTTGTAGATGTCGATCACTACACTTGCATTTGGATTTGTTTTTAGATTCATGTATGTTCTTGTATCATAGTCTGTTGCAATAATTATTTCATTTTCACTTAACACAAACGAAACTGGTTTTACATGTGGAATATCGTTATGTGATGTAGCTATTCTTGCTTCTTCTAGTGAATTAAGAAACTCTTTTTCTCTTTGATTGAATTTAATCAAGTGAAAATCCGTTCTCGTATCTCAGGTATGTGTTTGTAGACAATGTCTCTTACTTTGATTTGATCTTCTGGTGTTGGCATCTCTTTTTGTGCACTAAGTATTGCTCCGCTCATCCCCAATGCCATGCCCATAACAATCCCATACACAAATTCTTTTGGGTCTTCAACTTTTAGCACTTCTTTGTTTTCCTTAATCTCATCCAGATATGCTGGAATTGTTGCTACTGCTCCATTTATTGTTTGAATTATTAATGCCTCTAATTGGTCTTCACTCATATCTGTTCTTCAAAGAGATTTGTTAATAAATTTGCGCCTAAGATTTTTAATCAAGAAATATTGAGGTGGTACATGTTCTCATTTTTCACTACAAATGAAGCAAATAATGCCCTTCCTGACGTTATTAAAAAATTTGAATATGCTTTGGCAAAAAAGAATGAAGTGACAAAACTTGAGCAGCAATTGCAAATGAGCCTCTCTTCTACCAACTCTTTTGAAGAATATGTTACCCTAAAACAACAACTAAACTCTGCAATCACAAAATTTTATGAAGCGGTTGAAATTCTTGAAAGTACTGGTGTTGTAGTCAAAAGTATTGAGCAAGGATTACTAGACTTTCCTTCCAAAAGATTTGATGATGAGGTATGGTTATGCTGGAAATATGGTGAAACTGAAATCAAATTTTGGCATGAAAAAGATTCTGGGTTTATGGGAAGAAAACCTATTGAAGTAAATGATGAATCTCTGGTTTAATTTCTAACAAAATTCTTTACATTTATTGTTTTAAGTGGACTAGATGGTAGGTAACGTCCAAAAGTGATGAAAGATGATGAAAAATACTTGATCACTCCTACAAACGGATTGATTGCAATTGAAGGACATTCTATCTCATTTGACATTATATCTACTATTGAAGGATGCGCTGAAGGGCAGGATTCTTTTACTGTAAATGTATCTGTCCCACAAAAAACATTTGATGTCATTGATTTGGAATTATCTGAATGGATAATTTACATTGTAATTATAGGAATTTTCATGGTCGGTGCTACCGTGCTCATATTCCTAAAGAAATCAAAAGCCAATATTGAAGAAGAATGGGAAGAGGAACTTTAATCCCTTCTTTTCTTATCTCTGCATACTCCACAAAGATAGTTTTTCTTAAAATCCTCTAATTCTGCATGAAATTCTTGTGTTTGATAGTATGATTCTCCAGTTTGAAGTCTACCTGGAACCTTTTTTCCACAGTTTGTACAGAAAATATCTAGTTCAAATTTTACCTTTTTTTCATTTTCTAAAACTCTGCCAATTATCATAATTGTATTTGATTGAATTTTTTAATAAACAATAGCCTAAAATTCAATGTCATGAATATTATAATGAAAAAATTATATTATTTTTAATGCTCTCTGTATGGTTTAGGGTTATTAGAATTCGTTTCCTTCTGGCATCTGTAATTGCAGTATCTGTTGGTTTGGCACTTAATTGGTGGCAAAACTCAACAATTCAACCCATTGATGCCTTTTTGACATTTGCAGGAGTTATGGCGCTTCATGCCAGTGTTGATCTGCTAAATGATTTTTGGGATTTTAAACGTGGAATTGATACAAAGACTCCAAAAACAAAGATGAGCGGGGGAACAGGTGTTCTTCCAGAAGGATTGCTCAAACCATCTAGCGTTTATCGTGCTGGTATTGCTTTTTTGATAATTGGTTCAGTCATTGGAGCTTACTTTGTAATTGTTGATGGAATAATTATTGCAATTATTTTGGGATTTGCAATACTTTCAATTTATTTCTACTCTACAAAAATTGTAGACTCTGGATTGGGGGAATTCTTTGTTGCAGTAAAAGGTTGCATGATTGTTCTTGGCACGTACTTTATTCAATCTGGATACATAACTGCAGAATCCATTCTTGCAGGTGTGGTTGTTGGTTCTTTGTCGGCATTGGTTTTGTTCATTGCATCTTTTCCAGATCATGATGCAGACAAATCAAAGGGTAGAAAGACATTGGTTATTGCAATTGGAAAACAAAAAGCAGCAAGACTGTTTTGGATATTTCCACTTGTTTCTTATGGCGCAATAATTGTAGGTGTGTCTTTGAATCTATTTCCATTGATTTCTTTGATAAGCTTTCTTAGTATTCCATTAATGATTAAATCTGGATTTGGGTTGAAGAAAAATTATGATTCAGTTCATGAACTAGTCCCCTTTATGTCTTCAACTTTGATGTTTAGTCGAATTACTGGTGCATTATTTGTCATCAGTTTCTTAATTGGATTTACAGTTTAAACATAAATTTAGTTAAAATTAAGACCATACATGATTTCTGGATGTGCCACTCCTGAAGGAACCAAAAAATTTGCCCAAAATTCAGGTGTAAATCAAGAAAATTTTAAAGAATTCCAGCATCTTGTCCTCTCAAACGTTGGTATTGGAACATATCTTGGTGATCCTGATTCAAAAACTGATGAGTTAGTAACTAATGCAGTAAAGCAGTCTATCTTGTCTGGTGTTAATGTAGTTGATACCGCTATTAATTACCGCTCTCAAAAGGCAGAACGCTCTGTTGGAAAAGCAATTTCGGAATTAATTCAAGAAAATAAAATTTCACGTGATCAAATATTTGTATCAACTAAAAATGGCTATGTCACAAATGATGCTGATGTTCAACTTGGATTTTGGGAATATGTAAAAGAAGAATATACTAAAAAAGGTGTTGTCAAAGAAGGTGATATTACCTCTGGATATCATTGTATGACTCCTAGATATCTTTCAGATCAATTGGATCGCAGTCTAAAAAATCTTGACTTGGAATGTGTTGATTTAATGTATCTTCATAATGCAGTGGAAGGCCAAATTAAGGATGTTTCAAAAGAGCAATTCCTACAAAATCTTCAGGCTGTCTTTGAATTATATGAACAAAAACGTAGTGAAGGAAAAATTAAATTTTATGGAATGGCCACATGGGAATGCTTTAGAGTTTCAAATGATGACCCGCAATATCTTTCCTTAGAAGACACTGTAAACATGGCTCAAAAGGTAGGTGGAGAAAATCATGGCTTCCGTTTTATTCAATTACCTTATAACATGTATTATGATCAAGCACTTCTTGGAAAAAATCAAATGATTGGAGAAAAAAATATCTCTGCTTTAGAATCTGCAACTAGATTGAATATTGGAGTTTTTACAAGTGTTCCATTCATGCAAGGAAGATTACTTGCATCTGGAGCGATGCCTGAATTCAGTGACCTTAAGCCATCTCTGAGAGCATTGCAGTTTATTCGTTCTTCTCCTGGGGTTTTGGCTCCTTTGATTGGACAAAAGTCCTCTGAGCATGTTTCTGAAAATCTTGAAATTATGCAAATTCCTCCTTTAGGAGAAGATGAATTTCTTAATCTTGTCAAAAAACTTACTTCTTAAGATAACCTTCTCATAATTTTACTGAAAAATTTTATAAAAATATAATAAATGGCATTTTTGAATAGTGATGCATGTCTGCCAAAATTTATGATTATTCAAAAATTTGTGATTCTGTACTGTTAATTGATCCTAAAATACGATTTGCTGGTGTAATTAATGATAGAGGAAGATTAGTTGCAGGTGGTATGAAACCAAATGTTGAACCTCTAGAAAGTGAAAAAGACGACGAAATGATATTCATGGAACTTGCATTACGTGTTAAAATGAGAAAAGAATTTGATAAACAACTCGGAGTAGTCAATTTTGCAATGGCTTCTCGTGAGCGAGCAATAGCAATTAGTGTTCTTCTTAATGAAGATATTTTGTATGTGGTGTCTGAACCCGATTCTGATTATTGTGCACTACCAAAAAAAATCCTTGAAATTGTTAATTCTTAAACGATCTTTAGTCAATCTATAAATAGAATTTACAGAAGAAAACCTTGTGCCAGTAGATCCTGTTTGTGGAATTGAACTTGATGAAGAATTAGCTTTACTTCATGAACATGATGGAAAAAAATTCTATTTTTGCTGCAATGGCTGTAGAAGAATATTCATCAAAAAACCTCGTAAATACAAATAATCTCATATGGGGAAAGCCCCGCACATCCTACAGAATTTTGAATTCTCAACTTTGTGTTTACAATATGGGCATGTAGTTTTTGCGTTTTTGCTTATAGGCAAGCCATACAATTTCTTGAAAATTTCATAATAATGCATTGACTCTCTACTTCTAATTATTACGTCATCTTCTTTTTCCACAGTTAATTTTTTTTCAACATATTTTTCTTCCTCTATGATTGATTCAAATAAATCTGTCAGACCAGATGTTCCTGATCCTTCTTGCATGGGGGATTTTTCTCTCCAAACAATTTGTTCAGGAAGATAATTTTCAAAAGTTTTACGTAATATCCACTTTCCATGTTTCTTTTTATTCTCTGCTTTTACCTTCATATTTGCAGGAATTTTTTTGGCCAGATTAATGACTTTTTCATTTAGAAATGGTGACTCTACCTCTATTCCTAGTGCCTTTCCAATTTCTTGTGTTGGGAAATGCATAATTGAACACACTCTATTAATTTCTGATTCCAACTCATCTTCAGATTTGTGAACAAGAAAATTGTATCCTGCAAATAGTTCATCTGCACCATCTCCTGTGATGATTGATTTTGCCCCGTTATTTTTTGCCCATTTTATGGCAAGATACATCACAACATTATTCCTGATCTCAATGTCGTTGAAATTTTTCAAAATTTTTATTGTCTGCTCAACTGCATCTAAAATTTCTGCTGTCTTTACATTGTAAATTGTTAAAGGTAGATTCATCTCTTTTGAAACTAATTGGCAATATGTGAGATCTGTTGAAACAAAGTCTTCTGCAATTATTGCTAATGTTTTTGGTTTTCTGTCTTTTAGAAAATATGCAATGATTGAGCTATCCAATCCACCAGATAACGAAATTAAATTAGATTTGCACAAATTACAAGATTTTTCTAAAACATCATAAAGTTCCTTAGAAGTCTTATTCAATGCAAAACAAATTATTTTGAAATTAAAATAGCTATGCCTAATTTAATGAGTAGAATATCCAATATTATAATTGCAAACTTTAAATTCTTTATAGAATTCTTGAGAATTAATGCTACTTCCTGCTGAGATTGAATCTAAAACTCTAATTCCTGCATTACGTGCAATTTTAGCAAAAAAACTTGCAGAAGATCACAACATTAGGGAAGACGAAATTTCTAAAATGCTTGGTGTCACACAAGCTGCAGTCAGTAATTACATTCGTGGCACACGAGGTGACCCATCTTTGATTGCAAAACTCTTAGCAGAGAAACAAGTTTTAGACATGATTAATGAACTTAGTGACAATCTTTCATCTGATAT
Proteins encoded:
- a CDS encoding DEAD/DEAH box helicase, coding for MTEFIEKKYVKKGSIEKRDYQVNLANQAIDENCIVVLPTGLGKTAIALQVIAEFLSQGTGGALFLAPTRVLVNQHYEFLKKNLVLDDISLITGEDTIQKRTKLWSNSVICATPEIAKNDLDRGIVSSNQFSLVIFDEVHRTIGDYAYSGIAERFVNSTARIVGMTATLPSEKDKATEILTKLKIASVAERTENSPDVRPYTQETNTEWINVELPPELTSIQTLLKLALDQRYETLRNNGIKLAEQQSLSALLRIRQFVLNQNRRSAKPLFTAIRIHYALNILEAHGITPFLKFCERAQAKKGAGVKELFEVDPNFTRAIHLAKEAQSRGIEHSKIPKLKDIIESVPGKALIFTSYRDSVDLIFNKLTELGISAGILIGKAGETGLKQKKQIETVQKFRDGVFDVLIATRVGEEGLDIAEVNQVIFYDNVPSSVRFIQRRGRTGRKDTGKLVVLIAKNTIDETYYWIGKRKMTASKSMGDKMTKVLEKNQEVTSKKTGLDAFI
- a CDS encoding peptidylprolyl isomerase, with the protein product MSNKIKCSHILVSKQSEALAIMEKLKSGEKFGKLAKELSMDSGSAKKDGNLGYFTRGMMVKPFEDAAFKLQIGETSEPVKSEFGYHIIKRLG
- a CDS encoding coiled-coil domain-containing protein, with amino-acid sequence MNSLLVFSIMAILATGMVAPALPFSHADIIPPKHQTKIGISSEDIVCDSGLFKVIRTTSDSVACVKAKSVLKLIENGWAKTVNDKQVDEELLNKIINRKSIDLATINILETVPIKSKTGTSAPGKSIANYDVAFEICPSVPIYAPDVHISSDSETKHYELPGLVESGSCTLSATKIKASDAKSIKITLLNQGDISEKIVTLQTELDSLKEQLAKIRQSITRDNPETQKQGTKIAELRKQINDKREQLHRTLFAIHTPSTVKDKLNEMTFSGKIIEGNSASILSVLDSTPGLYHTVFEVCAGPTTIKLPVIKVTSDKQSLTLRLGDKITANSCQMTYVKIEADDKTSISVKPAGNSDSSNKASDLEVQISSLQNSLVKERQTLKSLIHNPDRPEDFAELFDAHVVKITELRNQISVAKAEFSKILYLTYN
- a CDS encoding pyridoxamine 5'-phosphate oxidase family protein, giving the protein MIKFNQREKEFLNSLEEARIATSHNDIPHVKPVSFVLSENEIIIATDYDTRTYMNLKTNPNASVVIDIYKSGGHKAVLIQGITEIIENGSEFNKFYNMFFEKFEWVRREPWKENEAPFLKIIPKNKVSWGLDIR
- a CDS encoding DUF2203 domain-containing protein is translated as MFSFFTTNEANNALPDVIKKFEYALAKKNEVTKLEQQLQMSLSSTNSFEEYVTLKQQLNSAITKFYEAVEILESTGVVVKSIEQGLLDFPSKRFDDEVWLCWKYGETEIKFWHEKDSGFMGRKPIEVNDESLV
- a CDS encoding prenyltransferase, which translates into the protein MLSVWFRVIRIRFLLASVIAVSVGLALNWWQNSTIQPIDAFLTFAGVMALHASVDLLNDFWDFKRGIDTKTPKTKMSGGTGVLPEGLLKPSSVYRAGIAFLIIGSVIGAYFVIVDGIIIAIILGFAILSIYFYSTKIVDSGLGEFFVAVKGCMIVLGTYFIQSGYITAESILAGVVVGSLSALVLFIASFPDHDADKSKGRKTLVIAIGKQKAARLFWIFPLVSYGAIIVGVSLNLFPLISLISFLSIPLMIKSGFGLKKNYDSVHELVPFMSSTLMFSRITGALFVISFLIGFTV
- a CDS encoding aldo/keto reductase, translating into MISGCATPEGTKKFAQNSGVNQENFKEFQHLVLSNVGIGTYLGDPDSKTDELVTNAVKQSILSGVNVVDTAINYRSQKAERSVGKAISELIQENKISRDQIFVSTKNGYVTNDADVQLGFWEYVKEEYTKKGVVKEGDITSGYHCMTPRYLSDQLDRSLKNLDLECVDLMYLHNAVEGQIKDVSKEQFLQNLQAVFELYEQKRSEGKIKFYGMATWECFRVSNDDPQYLSLEDTVNMAQKVGGENHGFRFIQLPYNMYYDQALLGKNQMIGEKNISALESATRLNIGVFTSVPFMQGRLLASGAMPEFSDLKPSLRALQFIRSSPGVLAPLIGQKSSEHVSENLEIMQIPPLGEDEFLNLVKKLTS
- a CDS encoding DUF6659 family protein, whose amino-acid sequence is MSAKIYDYSKICDSVLLIDPKIRFAGVINDRGRLVAGGMKPNVEPLESEKDDEMIFMELALRVKMRKEFDKQLGVVNFAMASRERAIAISVLLNEDILYVVSEPDSDYCALPKKILEIVNS
- a CDS encoding YHS domain-containing protein — encoded protein: MPVDPVCGIELDEELALLHEHDGKKFYFCCNGCRRIFIKKPRKYK
- a CDS encoding asparagine synthase C-terminal domain-containing protein, translated to MNKTSKELYDVLEKSCNLCKSNLISLSGGLDSSIIAYFLKDRKPKTLAIIAEDFVSTDLTYCQLVSKEMNLPLTIYNVKTAEILDAVEQTIKILKNFNDIEIRNNVVMYLAIKWAKNNGAKSIITGDGADELFAGYNFLVHKSEDELESEINRVCSIMHFPTQEIGKALGIEVESPFLNEKVINLAKKIPANMKVKAENKKKHGKWILRKTFENYLPEQIVWREKSPMQEGSGTSGLTDLFESIIEEEKYVEKKLTVEKEDDVIIRSRESMHYYEIFKKLYGLPISKNAKTTCPYCKHKVENSKFCRMCGAFPI
- a CDS encoding transcriptional regulator, translated to MLLPAEIESKTLIPALRAILAKKLAEDHNIREDEISKMLGVTQAAVSNYIRGTRGDPSLIAKLLAEKQVLDMINELSDNLSSDMAYTPSSLSKFIGLCNYIKSSLLICEIHHNLESDIDEQVCKECENMLLKGPGSVY